GTCCTAACTCTCACTACTAACCAGACGAGCTTGCTCCAGCCGGAATACCTCACCTACGTCGCGGCTCGATACTACGACCCTCCCGAGGATGCGTACGGTGAAGCAGTTGACGTTGTCGTAGTCTCCCCTATGAATGGAGGATCCGTCCTCTTCGGGATCGGTCCTGACTTCGTCGGTGCCTCGCCCGCCATCGAGGGCCTGATGCGAGACGGACCGAGTCCAGCCCGCCCGCCGCAGGTAAGGAACTGGTTTGGCCCAAAGGACCCGAGGGGCAGATGGTGGCAATGCCCGCCGAATGAGCACCAGCTTCCCCTACTGCCCACCCTTCGAACGGCGACAGGGACATTGACGACGATGGAACGGACGACTGGTACTACGGTCCAAGCCTTACCGGAGGAGGCAGCGAATTCCGGGGTTGGAATGACCCGGTTGGCAGCGACGACAGCTTTGTGGCTGTAATACCAATGCCGGGCGGCGGGTACAAGTATCTTGGAGGCTGTCGCTGGGGGAGGGGTGCCAACGAGGCGTGGATAGACGAGAACGGCCTCGCACACTGGCTCAGTATTGAGGTGAGTCCAGGGCAAACTAAGCCCATGCCTGGAAACAGGATGTACCACTGGGTCTACAATCCGTACACGGGTCAGCTCCGACTATGGTGCGGGCACTATAAGTCTGCAGACGGCTGGCTGGGTCGCGACTGGGCCGCCCCACCGCAGTCCTTATCGGCGTACTTCGAGGAGTGGCGATGCGTGTTTGCGGAACGCTGAGAGGAGGACGACGGTGACTTCACGAGGCTCTCGCAATACCAGGCAGAACGCGCGTGGCCATACGTTCAACAGGTGCTTCTCGGCGGTGTTCTGCAACCTCACTGTATTGGGACTCGCTACCCTGTGCATCGGGGCAGGCACGGGCTGTGACCGTATAGGCGAGCGACCCGACGAGGGATACCGGAGTCGAGTGGCAGCCTGGCAAGATCGGAGTGGCGACTCTACAGCGACGTCCTTCTCCGCACCCGGACATCCGGTGGGAACGATTGATGCGCCGGCCTACGCCGACCTTCGTCATGTGCGAATCGTGTATGACGGTTCCTGTCTAGATGTGACCCTGCGCATGGGAGGCCCGATACCCGAGCGCATCGCCGATTGGCTTTGGGTAGAGGTTGAGCCGCGTGTACTCGTTTCCCCGGATCGCGCAATGGCTGTTGGCGTGGTGGGCGGCAGCTACCCGTCCGATCCCGAGGTGAAGCTTGGTCACGCCAGCCTCGTGACCGGTGACTATGTCGAACGAGTGGGTAGATTTGTGGCCAAACGTGTAGGCGAAGTCACTATGCGCAGGCTGGGTGCGGAGGTCCACCTTAATATCCCGTTAGCTCAGGTAGATCACAGATACGCGGAGGGCTTCCGAGCTCTTGGGAACTCACTGAGGGGCGACCTCGAGCCGAGCGCATGTGGTGTGCGTGTGTTCTACGTGCCTCGGCATGCGCCGACAGGCCCGAACTGGTTCGTAGAGCCGTGCGACGAACTGGATGTGCCCCGCACCGGCAGCATTCTCACGACTGCCTTGCCCACCCACCCACAACTCGTCGAGCCTTAGGGCTCCCCGAAATGTATCCATGAAAGGACGAGGACAGTCTCCTCGCAGGCTGTCCTCACACCCCACGCCCCCCCGGGACTTGACGAATACGAGTTCTTGGATCAGAATGGAGGTTGTTATTGCGCGGCGGCGCCGGATGGCCCCCGCCCGCAGAAAGGAATCGTTCAGATGAAACGCCGTTTTGGCTTCACGCTCATCGAGCTTCTCGTCGTCATCGCCATCATCGCCATCCTTGCTGCGATTCTTTTCCCGGTCTTTGCGCAGGCGCGAAGCGCTGCCAAGAAAACCGGCTGCATCAGCAACGGGAAGCAACTCATGGTCGCGCACCGGATGTACTCGGACGAGTTCCAGGGCACGCTGATGGGAGGCCGCACGCATGGCTTGCCGCCCAACTGGGCTACCGAGATCATGTGGCCGAAGTTCCTGTTCCCTTACATGAAAAGCAAGGACGCCTATCTGTGCCCGGCCGAACCCAACACGCATTATGCAGATCTCGGCGATGCCGATCGGTACAACAACCGAGGTTGGCTCTCCATCGGCTACAACGCGAGCGTATCCATCTGGTATTGGACGGGCGACAACACGTTAGTCCGTATCAAGCAGAATCAGATTCGCGTGCCGGCCATGACCGCCATGTTCGCCGACACGATGTCTGGAGACGTTCGGGACGGCTACTACGGCTATTGTGCGGACAACACCGGTATTAACATCACTGGTGGGTGCAACTTGAGCGACCGCCATGGTGGAGCCAAGAAGGCAGCCGATCCGTACGGCCAGATCAACGTGCTGCTGCTGGACGGACACGTCAAATCCTACGGTTGGAACCGTATCAAGTCCGGCCAGGTAAGTGACATGTACCCGGGCTGCAACGCGGAGGAGGCCAGAGACTTCAATGCTGCCGGCCTCAAGTGGATGCTGTGGGGCAAGTGCAAGCACCCGGATAACTAGCTATGAAACAAGGAAGTTCGAAGCTGGTTCTGATCGTAGTTCTCGTGCTCGTCATCGTCGCGGCTGCGGCGTATGTATTCCTCGGCCCTGGGCGGGAAGCCTTCGGCGAGGGAGCGCGCGCGCCCGGCGAAAAGATCGATCTGACTCCAACTCCCGAGCACCCTGCGACGCCAGGTATCGGCGGCGGCGGCAACTAACACCATCGCCACGTTTCGTACATAGTCACGCCCCCACAGCTCTCGCAGTGGGGGCTGTCGTCATTGGATAGCAGATCACGAGCCCACCCACACGCTTGGGAAACCACGCTCACAGCGCTCGGTCGCTACAGGAAAGCCCATCAATATCTCGACCCCCACGGCCAAAGAAATGTAAGCTACCGGGGTTCCTGACGCCGGGCGTACACCCGGCGTCCTTCCCAATGGCAGTACCGGAATGGCCGGATACCGGAGGTGAACGGATGAAAGCGCTTTGGGTGATTGCGGTGCTCTCCATGCTCGCGTTCCTCACGGGCTGTGGAGGCGGCGGAGGCATGCACGACGCCAACCCCTGGCAGGGGCGCTATGTCGGGCAATACGAAATGGCAAACGACTACGGCGACCTGGACGTCGTGATTGACTACCGCGGAAAGATGGACGGCGAGTGGTTCAGTCGCGTGGACGGTGCTACAGGGAGGCTTTGGGGTGACATCACGCGGTCCGGGCGCTTCACCTTCTACACGAGCTGGGTTACCGCGTATGGACACGGAGAAGTGTGGAACGGCACTCGCGTGCTGATCATTGACGGGTATTCCACACGCGGCCCGGTGCAGCCCAAGATCTCCAACCTGAAGAAAGTGGACGACAAGCGTACCTCTGGCGACCTCGTCGGCAATTGACGATCGCGGGGCCATCCGATTGCGGTAGGATCGGACGGGTGCCCCGCGATCCGGATATCGGCAGGGCCCGCTAGCTTTTTGCCAAGGAGTTGCCGAAGGTGTCCACACTCGCCGAGACCTTTTCACGTTTTGCCTATGAACTCGACTACGCCAAGCTGCCCGAGGAGACGCGCCACGAAGCCAAGCGCAGGCTCATCGATTCGCTGGGTTGTGCAATGGGCGCCTACCTCGCCGAGCCATCCAAGATCGCCAGGCGCATAGCCCACTCGGTCCACGGCGGCGCGACGGTCATAGGCACGTTCCACCAGACATCGCCCGAGCTCGCTGCGTTCGCCAACGGCGTGCTGTTTCGCTACCTCGACTACAACGACACCTACCTGTCGAAGGAGCCTGCCCACCCCAGTGACAACATTGCTGCGCTGCTGGCAGTCGGAGAGCTGGCGGATTGCAGCGGAGAAGACCTGATTACTGCCATCGTAGCATCCTACGAGGTGCAGTGCAGGTTGTGCGATGCGTTCTCCATTCGCAGTAAGGGATGGGACCATGTTACCTATGGTAGCTTCTCGACGGTGGCGGGTTGTGGCATGTTGTTAGGCTTCCAACCGGAGCAGTACGTGCACGCCTTCGGGTTGGCGGGAGTACCGAACAACGCGATGCGCCAGACGCGTGTGGGCGAACTGAGCATGTGGAAAGGATGTGCTTTTGCCAACGCTTCTCGCAACGGTGTGTTTGCGTCGCTACTCGCGTCCGGGGGTATGACTGGTCCGGCACCCGTCTTCGAGGGCGAGATGGGGTTCTTCAAACAGGTATCCCACGAGCCTTTCGAGGTAGCACCACTGGGCGGCGACGGATACATGATCAACCGCACCTACATCAAGAAGTACCCGGCCGAATACCACAGTCAGAGCGCGATAGATGCTGCACTCGAACTGCGACCGCAGATCAAAGACCCATCGCAGATTGATAGCATTCTGATCGAAACATTCGACGCGGCAGTGGAGATCATCGGCGGGGAGCCGGAGAAGTGGCGGCCTCAGAGTCGCGAGACCGCCGACCACAGCCTGCCCTACTGCACCGTGGTAGGCCTCGTGGACGGAGAGGTTACACAAGATAGCTTCGCGCCCGCCAGATTCACCGATGATAGGCTGCTGCAGATCGTGGCAAAGGTGAAGGTGAAGGCGGATCCCGAGCTTAACGCCATGTATCCCGAAAAGGGCATCCCCAACCGCGTGACAGTGACACTGAAGAACGGGGAGAAGTTGGTTAGCGAGGTGGCAGCGCCGCGCGGACACGCACTCAATCCGATGACCGACCAAGAAGTGACAGCTAAGTTCCTGTCCATGGCCACGAAAGTCCTTGGGCCTGCTGAGGTGGATGAAGCGCTGGAGCGCCTCTGGAGCCTGGAGAACGAGCGGGACCTGACAGACCTGCTCGCGCTGTTCGCTGTGTGATTATCAGCGGACAGGCAGCAGCACGGCACGTACCCACGTCGCATCGGGATCCGGGATAGGTAACGGGAGTGCGATCATCTCGTAGTCGCCTTCGGGTGCAGCCGACAGGTCGAGACTCTCGAGAATGGGGATGCCTGCGCCTAGCAGCGTGCGATGATTGGGATAAGTATCATCATCGGGGGTATCCACCGACATGATGTCCAGTCCCACCAGTGGAATGCTTGCGGCGGCGAGTCGTACTACCAGTTCAGCCGGCGGCGGGCCCACACCTTCGCACCGAAAAAGTGGCCGCACACTCGGTAACCAATCACGCTCCGATAGCACGCTCCAATCAGAGACGTGGATCACCTCGGCACGTCCAATGAAACGGTCCAGAGCGGGCTCCGACGCATCGGCGAAAAAGTGCCGAGGCATGTCCACGTGCGTCCCTGCGTGTGCGCTCCCGAGCAACACGCTAACAGAATAGCGGTCCCCGCGTTCGAAACTGTACGCCTCGACCCTGGAAAACGGCACGTCGCCCGGATAGACCGGTGTCTGTGGGCCCAGCGGTCGCGTGATGTCCAGTATCAGCATCTCGTCGGCCACGGTTACGCCGTCGTCGTCATCAAGGGCAAAAGTGCGTCAACCGCATCGAAGAAGCGGTCTACGTCCGCATCCGTGTTGTAGAAGTGGGGAGACACGCGAATGCCGGCGCCGGTGCGGAAGTCCACATAGATGTTCTCTTTGCGCAGCGCATCGGCCAGGGTCTGGTCTCCCGGTATCACCATCGAGACCGCACCCCCGCGTTTTTCTGGGTCCTCCGGGGTGCTCAACCGAAAGCCCCTCGCCTTGGCCCCAGCGATCAGGCGGTCCGTCATCCGCAACGAATTCGCCCGGATCGCGCCGATGCCTAGGCTGCCGATGATGTCCAGGCCCGGCTCGCACGCGAACAACCCTGCCATGTAGTAACCGCCGTTCTGAAAGCGCAACGCCCCGGTCGTCGGTTCGAACGAGTGGACGTCGAAGTCGGCCACCCTGGCATGTGCCATCGCGCCCGTCAGCTTCGGCACCCACTGCTTGGCGAGGTCCGGACTCACGTACAGAAAACCGGTTCCGGAGCCGCCGCACAGCCACTTGGCACAGCCCCCGATAGCGAAGTCCACTCTCCACTTCTCGCAGCGCACGGGGAGCACCCCCGCGCTCTGGTACACGTCGAGAATGACGTACGCCCCCACCTCGTGCGCACGCCGACACACTGCTTCTGCGTCCAGAACGTATCCGTTACGGAAGAACACGTGCGAGACGGGGACGAAGAGAGTGTGATCGTCGATGGCACTGAAAAGCTCGTCCATGTCCGGCCCGATGCCGTCGCGCAAGGGCACGATCGCCACTTCGGCGCCGATACGCTCCTGCTGCATGCACAGGTAGGCCTGCGACGTGAAGCAGCCCTCGGTGAACACAATCTTGTTGCGTTGCGGCGTAGGCTCTAGGCAAGACATCGCCACGGCACACGCGAGGGTGCTGTTCGTGTGGAAGCTGATCGTGTCCGCCTCGGCACCGATGAACGCGGCAATCTTGTCTCCGACGCGTTGCATGGTGGGAGGCCCGAACGCCTCCCAGTCGGCTCTCAACCAGCGCTCTGCGTACTCCTTCAGCCTTTCCGCTCCCTGCACGGGCGGAGCTCCGGCAGAAGCCGTCATCAAGTATGTGCGCTCAGTTACGGCAGGAAATTGGTCTCTTTGATATCCCGATAGGTTCACGGCGTCCTCACAACGATGGACTCTCATGGCGGTTCGACAGCACCTGTTGCCTGCCTTCTGTCCGCCTGCTGTTTTCGGAACCGCGAACTGAACGGTCCTATCTTGGGCCCAGCAAAGTACAATGCGGCACACGCCGGCGTAGCTCAGGGGTAGAGCGCCCGCCTTGTAAGCGGATGGTCAGGGGTTCGAATCCCCTCGCCGGCTCCAGCAGACCCAAGAACGGGATCAACATCCGGTGAGTTTCGAGGCGGGACGCAGGGCGGCGGGAAGCAATACTTAGGGTATATAAATAACCGGCGCAGACGATGGCGTCTAGCCCACACTCATCGGAAGCAGAGGTGCTTGCCCGTGCCCACGACAACCCGCGCGCGCTCCGCCACAACCAAGCCGCTTGCCAAGCGAGAACTGCTGGAGACGATGCTCCTCGCCCGCGAAGGCGACCGGCGCGAGGCCATTCTCATTCGACAATCCAAAGGCTGGTTCCACATCCACGGTATGGGTCACGAGGCGCTCGCCGCCCTCGTTGCTCACCTCAAACCGGACGACTATCTGTTCCCGCACTATCGCGATCGGGCCATGGTGCTCGCAAAGGGCATCACCAACCGCCGACTGGCCCTCGCTTTCCACGGCAAGGCGACATCGAGCTCGGCCGGAAGGCAGATGCCCGGCCACTACTCAGACCGATCGCTGAACATCTTCAGCATGCCCTCGCCAGTAGGTGCGAATTGCTTGCCCGCTGTAGGTGCGGCGTGGGGCATGAAGATGGACGGCAAGGACTCTGTCGTTCTCGTCAGTATCGGTGAGGCTTCGAGCCGCCAAGGCGAGTTCTATGAGGCGGTCTCCTTCGCGCTGGAGCGCAAGCTGCCAGTGGTTTTCTTGGTGCAGGATAACCGATACGGCATCAGCACGAACACGGACGAGAAGAACCCTTTCCGCCTCGGCGTGTTCAACGAGAAGAATGTGGTTCGCGTGAACGGTCGCCTGGTGGACGAGGTGTACGTGAAGGGTGGCGACGCCATCGCCAAGGCACGCTCGGGTGCTGGCCCGACCATTTTGTGGCTGGAGTTGGACCGTCTCGGCTCGCACAGCTCCTCGGACGACCATCGCGTGTATCGCGACCAGGCGGACATAGACAAGATGTTCGAGCGCGACCCCATCACGCTTCTGGCTCAGGACCTTATCGCCAGTGGCGAACTGACCGAGGCCGAGTGGGCACAGCTGCAAGAAGAGACGCGCGAGCGAGTGGATGCCGAGTATCGCGAGGCCGAGGATGCTCCCGACCCGGATCCAGCGAAGCTGAACGACCACCTGTACGGTGACCCGGCGACGGCGGTGCCTCCCGCAATAGAGCCCGGCTCCCGCACTACCATGGTCAAGGCCATCGGGGAGACGTTGCGCAAGGCCCTTGCCGAAAACGAAAAGGTGATCCTCTTCGGTCAGGATATCGAAGACCCGAAAGGCGGCGTGTTCGGCTTCACCAAGGGCTGCTCGGAAGCGTTTCCCGACCGTGTGCTCAATTCGCCGCTCGCCGAGGCCACCATCGTCGGAGTAGCAGTCGGCCTGGCCGCGTACGGGTGGCGTCCCGTGTTCGAGCTGCAGTTCACCGACTTCATCCCACCCGCGTTCAACCAGCTCATCACCAATGTCGCCACGCTGCGATGGCGAACCAACGGAGACTGGAAGTGCCCGATGGTGCTCTACGCCCCGTACGGTGCTTATCTCCCGGGGGGATCCATCTGGCACAGTCAGAGCAACGACGGTATCTTCGCTAAGCTACACGGTGTACGCCTGGCAATACCGAGCACCCCTGAAGATGCTTCTGGGCTATTCCAGACGGCAATCCATGGCGACGACCCGACGCTTATTTTGGTCCCGAAACACATCTTTCGCAAGCAGGTGGATGTCCCGAACACGCTGGACCCCGTGCCGCTCGGTAAGGCTCGAATCGTGCGAGAGGGCTCGGATGTCACTCTCGTGACGTGGGGTAACTGCGTAGAGCTGGCGCAGGAGGTGGCCGAGCAAATGGCGGCAGAGGCTGACATCGAGATCCTCGACCTTCGGAGCCTGGTCCCATGCGATTGGGACGCAATCGAGCAGTCGCTGGCCAAGACGGGCCGGCTGGTAGTGGTGCACGAAGACAGCCGGACTTGCGGCTTCGGCGAAGCCATCATCACCGAGATGACAAGCAAGTCCGAGCGGTGGGACTTGTTCCTTTCCCCACCACAGCTGGTCGCACGCGAGGACGTGCACATAGGATATAACCCTATCTGGGAATATGCCAGCCTGCCGGACACAGAGCGGGTTATGAGTGCGATTCGATTGACCATGGAGTAGAACATGCCGAGCCAAGTGATCCACGTACCTGCCATCGGTGAAGGCCTTCAGGAAGCGCGCATCGTTCAGTACCTGAAGAAGCCCGGTGAAACCGTCAAGCGCGATGAACCGCTGTATGAGATGGAGACCGACAAGGCGGTGATGGCCGTCGAGTCGCCCGTGAGCGGAGTCGTGGAAGAGTGGCTCGTGCCCGAGGGCGAGGTGGTGCCCATCGGCGCCGAAGTGTTGCGGATGAATACCGACGAGAAGGGGAGTGCACAAGTCGAGGCGCCCAAGCCCGAACCCGCAAGGGCGGCCACGCACGTGGCTGCCTCGCCGCAGAAGCCCGCTGCACCCCGAGGCAATCTCTCCATCCCGCCGAGGACCCGCGCCTACGCCAAAGAAAAAGGCTTGGCAGAAGACGCCTTGGCCACTATCCCGGCGAAGGGCTCGAAGCTGACCCCTGCTGATATCGATGCATACCTGCAATCAGCCGAGAAGCCCGCCGCGCCGGCCAGGGACGGTGCTTTCGCCGAGACACCACTCTCGCAGCGACAACGCACGCTGGCATACCGACTCAATCGCGGCGCGCAGGTTGTAGTACCTGGCACGATAGAGCGCCCAGTGGATTGGAGCGGCATCGAGGCGGCGAGGCAACGCTTCCGAGACGCAGGGGGGGACTTTCAGCCGTCTACTTACACCATCTTCGCCTATGGCGTGGCGCAGGCGGCCAAAGCCCACCCCAAATTCCGCTCCTCGATGCCGGACGATAGCAAGCTCAGAACCTACCACCATATCAACCTCGGCACGGCAGTAGCACTGCCAGACGACGAACTGGTGACGGCAGTGGTACCCGAGGCGGACACGTTGGACTTTCGCACCTTTGCCCAACGCATGCGCGAGGCCATAGACAATGCGCGCAAAGGGCAGGACCAAGCTACAGAGAGCACCCAGCTTACCATCACGAACATGGCAGCTTTCGGCTTACGCACGGCTGTCCCGGTGTTAGTATCTCCTGCCGCCTCCGTGCTGTTCCTGGGTGAGCCGTACGATGCGCCGCGCCCCATCCAGC
This window of the Fimbriimonadia bacterium genome carries:
- a CDS encoding prepilin-type N-terminal cleavage/methylation domain-containing protein produces the protein MKRRFGFTLIELLVVIAIIAILAAILFPVFAQARSAAKKTGCISNGKQLMVAHRMYSDEFQGTLMGGRTHGLPPNWATEIMWPKFLFPYMKSKDAYLCPAEPNTHYADLGDADRYNNRGWLSIGYNASVSIWYWTGDNTLVRIKQNQIRVPAMTAMFADTMSGDVRDGYYGYCADNTGINITGGCNLSDRHGGAKKAADPYGQINVLLLDGHVKSYGWNRIKSGQVSDMYPGCNAEEARDFNAAGLKWMLWGKCKHPDN
- a CDS encoding MmgE/PrpD family protein, encoding MSTLAETFSRFAYELDYAKLPEETRHEAKRRLIDSLGCAMGAYLAEPSKIARRIAHSVHGGATVIGTFHQTSPELAAFANGVLFRYLDYNDTYLSKEPAHPSDNIAALLAVGELADCSGEDLITAIVASYEVQCRLCDAFSIRSKGWDHVTYGSFSTVAGCGMLLGFQPEQYVHAFGLAGVPNNAMRQTRVGELSMWKGCAFANASRNGVFASLLASGGMTGPAPVFEGEMGFFKQVSHEPFEVAPLGGDGYMINRTYIKKYPAEYHSQSAIDAALELRPQIKDPSQIDSILIETFDAAVEIIGGEPEKWRPQSRETADHSLPYCTVVGLVDGEVTQDSFAPARFTDDRLLQIVAKVKVKADPELNAMYPEKGIPNRVTVTLKNGEKLVSEVAAPRGHALNPMTDQEVTAKFLSMATKVLGPAEVDEALERLWSLENERDLTDLLALFAV
- a CDS encoding cyclase family protein; amino-acid sequence: MADEMLILDITRPLGPQTPVYPGDVPFSRVEAYSFERGDRYSVSVLLGSAHAGTHVDMPRHFFADASEPALDRFIGRAEVIHVSDWSVLSERDWLPSVRPLFRCEGVGPPPAELVVRLAAASIPLVGLDIMSVDTPDDDTYPNHRTLLGAGIPILESLDLSAAPEGDYEMIALPLPIPDPDATWVRAVLLPVR
- a CDS encoding aminotransferase class V-fold PLP-dependent enzyme; translation: MQGAERLKEYAERWLRADWEAFGPPTMQRVGDKIAAFIGAEADTISFHTNSTLACAVAMSCLEPTPQRNKIVFTEGCFTSQAYLCMQQERIGAEVAIVPLRDGIGPDMDELFSAIDDHTLFVPVSHVFFRNGYVLDAEAVCRRAHEVGAYVILDVYQSAGVLPVRCEKWRVDFAIGGCAKWLCGGSGTGFLYVSPDLAKQWVPKLTGAMAHARVADFDVHSFEPTTGALRFQNGGYYMAGLFACEPGLDIIGSLGIGAIRANSLRMTDRLIAGAKARGFRLSTPEDPEKRGGAVSMVIPGDQTLADALRKENIYVDFRTGAGIRVSPHFYNTDADVDRFFDAVDALLPLMTTTA
- a CDS encoding 2-oxoisovalerate dehydrogenase encodes the protein MLLAREGDRREAILIRQSKGWFHIHGMGHEALAALVAHLKPDDYLFPHYRDRAMVLAKGITNRRLALAFHGKATSSSAGRQMPGHYSDRSLNIFSMPSPVGANCLPAVGAAWGMKMDGKDSVVLVSIGEASSRQGEFYEAVSFALERKLPVVFLVQDNRYGISTNTDEKNPFRLGVFNEKNVVRVNGRLVDEVYVKGGDAIAKARSGAGPTILWLELDRLGSHSSSDDHRVYRDQADIDKMFERDPITLLAQDLIASGELTEAEWAQLQEETRERVDAEYREAEDAPDPDPAKLNDHLYGDPATAVPPAIEPGSRTTMVKAIGETLRKALAENEKVILFGQDIEDPKGGVFGFTKGCSEAFPDRVLNSPLAEATIVGVAVGLAAYGWRPVFELQFTDFIPPAFNQLITNVATLRWRTNGDWKCPMVLYAPYGAYLPGGSIWHSQSNDGIFAKLHGVRLAIPSTPEDASGLFQTAIHGDDPTLILVPKHIFRKQVDVPNTLDPVPLGKARIVREGSDVTLVTWGNCVELAQEVAEQMAAEADIEILDLRSLVPCDWDAIEQSLAKTGRLVVVHEDSRTCGFGEAIITEMTSKSERWDLFLSPPQLVAREDVHIGYNPIWEYASLPDTERVMSAIRLTME
- a CDS encoding 2-oxo acid dehydrogenase subunit E2, which codes for MPSQVIHVPAIGEGLQEARIVQYLKKPGETVKRDEPLYEMETDKAVMAVESPVSGVVEEWLVPEGEVVPIGAEVLRMNTDEKGSAQVEAPKPEPARAATHVAASPQKPAAPRGNLSIPPRTRAYAKEKGLAEDALATIPAKGSKLTPADIDAYLQSAEKPAAPARDGAFAETPLSQRQRTLAYRLNRGAQVVVPGTIERPVDWSGIEAARQRFRDAGGDFQPSTYTIFAYGVAQAAKAHPKFRSSMPDDSKLRTYHHINLGTAVALPDDELVTAVVPEADTLDFRTFAQRMREAIDNARKGQDQATESTQLTITNMAAFGLRTAVPVLVSPAASVLFLGEPYDAPRPIQRGFGFEFVRTANLSLTFDHRLINGVGAAHFLSDVCERTENVLHYLKSDLP